The DNA region GTTCAGTCAGTTAAAGTATTTGTTGAACAACTCAGTCGTAATAATTCAGTCGTTTTTTTTGGGAAAAGTATTCGCTTGAATCCTTTGGAGTACGTATCACAGCATGATCCGCATCCTTCAATCCACAAAACGAGAATGATTATCATTCCTGATGATCTTACACTATATTTTTATGATTTATTACGAATGCTGCATTTTTGTGAGCCATTAGGTGTATCGCATAGTAATCGATGGTGAAGGGAATGCATTTGCTCAGGGTAGAAGGTTGATATAGCCCACTAAGCTGCTTGATTAGTTGGCTTTTTCTTGGTCGAAAATCTAATCAAGTTGAAACTCATGCAGCAACTCAGTAACGTCTTGGGCTGTAAGAATCATCTTTTGGCGATCGCCCTTTCATACCAACTCACAGCGATAATAAGACAGCATCATTTGTCGCAAACTATATGGATCTGTTTGATCATCAAGCTGCTCAACGTCGCCAAACCCAAGCCCCTCTTGCGGATCGAATGCGTCCTAGAACTCTCGATGAGTATGTGGGACAGGAACATATCATTGCGCCGGGAAGATTATTGCGCCGGGCGATCGCCCTTGACCAGATTTCGTCTCTCATTTTTTATGGGCCACCGGGAACAGGCAAAACAACTTTAGCCAGAATTATTGCGAACACCACCGAATCCTATTTTGTAAGTTTGAATGCGGTGTTGGCGGGGATTAAGGATATCCGGGAGGCGATCGCCAAAGCCCAGGCTGAGTTTAAGTACTATCAAAAAAGTACGTTACTGTTTGTGGATGAGGTGCATCGGTTTAATAAATCTCAGCAGGATGCGCTGTTGCCATGGGTGGAAAATGGCACAGTGATTTTGATTGGGGCAACCACAGAAAATCCCTATTTCGAAGTTAATAAAGCTCTCGTTAGTCGCTCCCGAATTTTTCAGTTAACTTCTTTAGAATCTCGTCATTTAGAACAGGTTTTAGCGCAAACATTAGATGATAATGCGCGGGGTTATGGGGAGCTACAAGTCACGATTGAAACAGCAGCAAAAGACCATTTAATTCAAGTTTCTAATGGTGATGCTCGGACATTATTAAACGCATTGGAATTGGCTGTTGAAACCACAGAGCCTAAACTCGATGGCCGGATTTTAATTACGTTGGCGATCGCCGAAGATTCGATTCAGCAGCGAGCGGTGCTCTACGACAAAGAAGGGGATGCCCATTTCGATACGATTAGTGCGTTTATTAAAAGTGTGCGGGGTTCCGATCCCGATGCGGCATTATATTGGCTCGCAAAAATGCTCTACGCCGGGGAAGAGCCGAGGTACATTTTTCGGCGGTTGTTGATTTTGGCCTGTGAGGATATTGGTTTAGCCGATCCGAGTGCCGTGACCATCGTCAATTCCTGCGCGGAGACCTTTGACCGTATTGGAATGCCAGAAGGTCGTTATCCCCTTGCTCAAGCAACACTTTATCTCGCCACCACCGATAAATCTAACAGCGTAATGGGCTTTTTCGATGCGATCGCCACGGTTGAGAAAGAGCAAGTTGCGGATGTGCCAAACCACCTTAAAGATCCTAATCGCGACAAGGAAGAATTTGGCCACGGCGCAGATTATCAATATCCCCATGCCTATCGCGAGCATTGGGTAGAGCAACAATATTTACCGGATTTTTTGCAGGGAAAACAGTTTTACGATCCGTCCTCCCAAGGCTATGAAAAGCAAATTAAAGATCGGGTTTTACGGCGGCGAGAAGCACAATTAGCGGCATTTTCTGGGGGGATGAATGATCATCGTCTCGATATTCTGACCTATGGCAAAACTGACGCAGTAACAGAACGTTGGTTACAACGAACCCTCTCGAAAACAGGACAACAACTCGGTAAGATCCGCGATCGCCTCTTTGCAGACATCACTATTCAACGCCATGATATTGTTCTCGATCTTAATGCCGGGAATGGTTTGCTCACTTGGGAAGCGCTGCGACAAACTCCTGAAGGTGGGGTTTATAGCGTAGTGACTAGCATTAATGATGACAATAATTTGAATGGTCAAGCCATCAGCCTCGATGAATTGCAACGACCGAAAATTATTCGTGGCGAATTAACTGAACTCACTGACTGTTTAAATCCTGATATTCAATTCGATAAGATTATTGGTCGCAATGTATTGATGGCTTCTTCTGAGAAAAAGGCGATCGCCCAACAATTGAAGCAACTCTTACAACCTCAAACTCAATTGCGCATTGTCGAAACCATTCCCCGTGAGGGGCAACGACTTTATCAGTTATTGGATCTCAAAAATTTAGCGGCGGATATCCAGAAAAAACTGATTGCCGCGGAAGAAGCAATCTACACAAATCCCAATGACGATATGGTGAATTGGGATGATAACGACTTACAGAAACTGTTTAAAAAGCTTGGTTTAGAGACGAATCTCCAAAAAGAAATTCAAACCACTCAGATTTTTATTAGCCCGCAATTACTAAAGCGTTGGTTTACGTCTCAAAAGCCCCAACGTCCGTCCTATATCGATCATCTCCATGCCAAATTAGATGACGCAGAAATTCAACTGATTCAACATCAATTCGAGCGGCAGTTACTCAACAAAGCTGTCCCATGGCAAAGCACAATTTTATGGATTACAGCATCGGGATCATAGAAATCACTAGGCGATCGCAGATTATCACTGACTTAGGAAATACAAATAGGTCAACCTCAGTAAAGGGATCATTTTGGTTTACTATTGTTTCGCATAGATTTTGAACTCCGAGTACGGGCAATCGACTGGTGAAAAAACTCATTCGTGGACTAGATCAATATAAGAAAGACTACGTTGCGAGTCATGTTGACCTGTTTGAACAGCTAAAGCATGGCCAAAAACCACGCGTTCTCTTCATCTGCTGTTCCGACTCCCGCGTTGATCCCGGACTCATTACCCACACTGACATCGGTGAGCTTTTCGTCATCCGCAATGCAGGTAATATCATTCCTCCATTTGGTGCAGCGAACGGCGGTGAAGGCGGTACCCTCGAATATGCCCTCGAAGGTTTAGACATCCGACAAATTATTGTTTGTGGTCATTCTCACTGTGGCGCGATGAAAGGCTTACTGAAGCTCAATAAGCTGCAAGAAAGTATGCCATTAGTTTTTGACTGGCTTAAACAAGCTGAAGCAACTCGTCGTCTGGTGCAAGACACTTATCCTCATTGTCGTGGTGACGAGCTGGTCGAAACTCTCGTTGCAGAGAACGTTCTCGTTCAGATTGACAATCTCAAGACTTATCCCGTAGTTCG from [Leptolyngbya] sp. PCC 7376 includes:
- a CDS encoding AAA family ATPase, whose translation is MDLFDHQAAQRRQTQAPLADRMRPRTLDEYVGQEHIIAPGRLLRRAIALDQISSLIFYGPPGTGKTTLARIIANTTESYFVSLNAVLAGIKDIREAIAKAQAEFKYYQKSTLLFVDEVHRFNKSQQDALLPWVENGTVILIGATTENPYFEVNKALVSRSRIFQLTSLESRHLEQVLAQTLDDNARGYGELQVTIETAAKDHLIQVSNGDARTLLNALELAVETTEPKLDGRILITLAIAEDSIQQRAVLYDKEGDAHFDTISAFIKSVRGSDPDAALYWLAKMLYAGEEPRYIFRRLLILACEDIGLADPSAVTIVNSCAETFDRIGMPEGRYPLAQATLYLATTDKSNSVMGFFDAIATVEKEQVADVPNHLKDPNRDKEEFGHGADYQYPHAYREHWVEQQYLPDFLQGKQFYDPSSQGYEKQIKDRVLRRREAQLAAFSGGMNDHRLDILTYGKTDAVTERWLQRTLSKTGQQLGKIRDRLFADITIQRHDIVLDLNAGNGLLTWEALRQTPEGGVYSVVTSINDDNNLNGQAISLDELQRPKIIRGELTELTDCLNPDIQFDKIIGRNVLMASSEKKAIAQQLKQLLQPQTQLRIVETIPREGQRLYQLLDLKNLAADIQKKLIAAEEAIYTNPNDDMVNWDDNDLQKLFKKLGLETNLQKEIQTTQIFISPQLLKRWFTSQKPQRPSYIDHLHAKLDDAEIQLIQHQFERQLLNKAVPWQSTILWITASGS
- a CDS encoding carbonic anhydrase, giving the protein MKKLIRGLDQYKKDYVASHVDLFEQLKHGQKPRVLFICCSDSRVDPGLITHTDIGELFVIRNAGNIIPPFGAANGGEGGTLEYALEGLDIRQIIVCGHSHCGAMKGLLKLNKLQESMPLVFDWLKQAEATRRLVQDTYPHCRGDELVETLVAENVLVQIDNLKTYPVVRSRLHQGKLKIYGWIYNIENGEVLAYDESNHAYTKPDYGLIDEGPLEDHEPIEGCPLPNTISAESVQNWYGNSDTFSVSGK